ATAGATTTTTGTTtggacatgcaaactccacacggaaaggccccagtcggacTAACTGGtctttagacggatgaaatcatcaAATCAACCTTCTGTAAAGGTGGATCTGATTTATTGCCACATGAATTCAATTATGACAGGATAATAACACAGTGAAGCACATCAGAAACAATACAGAGTATAAAAATATTggataataaaatgataataataatcaagtCAACACTTTAAACAGCttcacagcaacataaaaatctgcaattttaaaaacaggcatatatataaaaaatttaaactcACTTCATACACATctaaaaaacaggaaatgctcTCTGCTAACAGTATGTCTTAAGTAGCAGATTAAAGGAGATCACAGACTATGTTGACCTAATTTCCTCAGGCTGATTCTTCCACAGACGAGGGGCCCTAACCAAGAACAACCTTTTGTTTTCAGCCAGGCCCCTGGAACAGACAGCAGACCTCAGCCTGAGGATCTTAAGGTACATATCTGCCTGTGTGGTGCTAAAAGGTCAGTAACATGTAGTAAGTGATCAATAAGAGcttaaaatcaattctaaaacACTCTGGGAGTCAGAAATGATCTGCTGAAACCAGAGTGATGTGATCTCTTTTCTTCTGATTCTGTGTCTTTAAAAGATGTCAGGAATCCAAACTAATAAGCAATCAAGGAAAGAGAACACaggcaacaacacaaaacaggaaaccaaggaacttaacaaaataaaacaggaaactcaaaacatgatcatgaaAAAACAATCAGAGTCATGTCAGCAGGAAGTTGGTTGGACGCTAGGCAGCTAGGTCTGAGCATCATAAAGAGTGGAAAGAGACACCCTGCCTGCTAATTATGTTTCCTTCAAAGAGGATCCATTTACAATATGTGGCCCTTGTTATCGgttcattgtgttgtttctaATATTGCATCGTTAGGTCAGAGGTTCTGATGACAGAGTAGGTGCAGGCTGTTATGTCAGAGCTCCAGATCTTCATCCTCTTTGGTCTCTGTGTTGCCTGATGGAGTTCCAGCGCAGCATGAAACTCATCTTCATCCTACAGTGTCGTCATCAGTGTTATTATTTAGAGTCATAATCACACATGCTTTACCAGCAATCACTTGATTTAATGAGTTTAATAACACACTATTCATCTACTGGTTCTCCTCCACCATTAAGAAAGTTATTGGTTGAAATCACTGTTGATACTTAGTGATTGATACTAGTCAGAGTATTCACCATGTTTGCTGTTATAAAGTCAGGACTAATAAACTGTCTCTCTCTAAGTTACCTGAATGGGTGGTATCTGGCCTCTGGTGTCAGTTCTTTTCTCATCAACTTGAAGACGTTTGGCTGCAGAGATAATAACAGaggagaacttttttttctaaagccaGATTAATTTTTATGAGTCTGACAAGAAGGAATTCAACTTTGGGGATTCAGAgtcatgacaataaaaaaaaaaagaaaaaagtttcttaagaaaaatgtgaaaacaccatgatattatgttattataaaGACAATAAACTGATGTTAGAATAAGTGAGTAAATATAGAACTTGTACCTGTTTCCCGACAGAGCTGTAAAATGAACATGGAGGAGAGAATGGCAACAGacggacacagagagaagagcagCTTCCAGCACAGACTGCAGTCTTCCATGGTGTCGTGGACGTCTCCTTGAGGTTCACTGGAGTCTGGGTCAAACACAGAGTTGTGTTATTTAGCTCTGGGAGAACATGTGTGTGACTTTAGACCTTATTGTccccatggggaaattctttttcACAGTACCATctccactccacaaagtccacCACAGTACAGCACAGGACTCAGAAACATTAACTTTATGCactttgtaaatatttaatctaTAGCACATTGTCATGCATTGTATTTCACTaatcaaaaaatatatgaacCTCTCAAAGTAGCAGAGTTAGAATTAAAACATAATCATCATTACTCCATCAAGTAAGTGCAGTTTGTGATAACTGGTTACCACAGGTAATATATATGTTTCATCATttgctttgagaaaaaaagctgaaataaaatgttgacattgacaaactgtgtgtgtttgttgggacccacagggagtgtgtgccactgttgtgtgttgtgcggAGACCTGGCTGCATGCGGACTTCCCAGACCACCgtgcgtctgtgcccggcttcaggaCTCTACAGGCAACAGTGTGTAACAATATCTACGCCACTGTTGACCTGAAACTGTCCAATATGGCCTAATATATCATCAATATAACTGAAAACATAATCACCAtacaattttatgtttttaattaattataattattaattaagccccaatagTCTTCCAGTACCGGTGGTACCATACCGCTGGCTTGACTTTTTTCTTCAAGTGCATgatgaatacaaaataaaaaaacgttcctcctctctttttttttttctcatgggtggccctaatactctcaGTCTCTCATTTAACAAGTGTCTTTCATAGCTACTGATAAACTAGAATAACTGATCAGACTCATATGATATATGACACGCTGTGAAGACGCAGCGAGTTTCAAGATGTCTTCTATTTATGTGTCCTAGTTGACACTTGGTTTTACTTTATTCATAATTAGAGTTTCGATCCTTGAGTCAAAACATTTGACACAACGTCCTCTGATCAAAATCACTGAATTAGTTTATCTTGGAGTCAAAGTGGATGTTTGttccaaatacaaaaaaaaaaaactctcagggCTTTGGATCACGGATAAACTCCAGCGCAGCAGTTACCTTGTTAACAACAGAGGCtacaaagcagaaacaaaacaagaaaagagagTAGAAATGACGACAAAAGCTGGATACAGAGACAGACCAGCAGCACTGATCATGATTTGAACAGTTGATGGATTGAGATGGTGCAACTAACACGGAGCTGTTATGAATAGATCTGTGGATTTCATGTTGAAACACAATTTGTATTTATGCTAAATTGTTGATTCTTCAATTTGGTATctaattacattatttaaatgatttatatatGCGTTTCGGGAGCATTACTCATTGTTTTTGGTGCAGTATTGGTCTTGTATTGTTGATGGAAGAATGACGCCCTATTTCAACGTTGTAACTAATTATGCAGTTAtgcgaaataaaaaaaaaatacaaaatatatggaGTACATTTAAAGGTGCGTGAACAGTTTCAAGCCGTCTCTAATTAAGCAGTAGCAGCATTTTAATCCAGGTCGATGCTTTGAGGTTGGCTGAACCTTAATCTGTAATATGTGCATGAATGTTGTTGCTACAAACATGATCTCATTCACACGTAGATATATGGTACCAGAATACTTACCGACTATAAGTCTTGTTGTGATGTTGCTGTATCTGTAAACATGTCTAGTAATGATGTATTCTTTATCCACCACAATCTCTTTTTCAGTTCCACAGTAGTAGAGACCTTCATCTGGATTAGTGACGTTGGTGATCAGCAGGTCATAGGAATCAGTGGAATCGTTCTTCACAAATTCAAAGCCAGGATGTTTTATGGTGTTTCTATAAATGATGAACCGGCTTAAAACAAGAGTAGGCTGGTTCTCATGGGAACAATTCCTGAACCACAGTGTGTAGGCTCCAAATGGTTGCCTGCAGTCACAGTAGAGAGTGATGTTGTCTCCAGGTCTGACTGTCACCTCCAGTGTTGGTACAGAAATCCAATCATGACTGGAAGAAACAACTCctagaagatggagaagaacttgtgaacaaaaattaaagttaattaaattaaatgtgtgccGAATATtgcaatttaaatgtttaaaatctaAACTAACCTGAGAGAGCAACGAGAATAATCCACAGTCCGTCCATGTCTGATGATGACCCGGGGCTGAAAGGCAGCTTCACACGTCCTTCTCACACAAGTTATGACTTACGCACTATTTTCCATTTAAGGCAATCTAGCCAGTGATTGGCTCGTCGAATGGAGCAATTTCTTCTGTAGTGAATTTGCACGCATGTGTTGAGGagaggaaactcaaaacatgatcacgAAACATCAGAGTCATGTCAGCAGGAAGTTGGTTGGAAGCTAGGCAGCTAGGTCTGAGCATCATAAAGAATGGAAAGAGACACCCTGCCTGCTAATTATGTTTCCTCCAAACAGGATCCATTTACAATATGTGGCCCTTGTTATCGgttcattgtgttgtttctaATATTACATCGTTAGGTCAGAGGTTCTGATGACAGAGTAGGTGCAGACCGTTGTGTCAGAGCTCCAGATCTTCATCCTCTTTGGTCTCTGTGTTGCCTGATGGAGTTCCAGCGCAGCATGAAACACATCTTCATCCTACAGTGTCGTCATCAGTGTTATTATTTAGAGTCATAATCACACATGCTTTACCAGCAATGACCTGATTTAATGAGTTTAATAAGACACTATTCATCTACTGGTTCTCCTCCACCATTAAGGAAGTTATTGGTTGAAATCACTATTGATACTTAGTGGTTGATACTAGTCAGAGTATTCACCATGTTTGCTGTTATGAAGTCAGGACTAATAAACTGTCTCTCTATAAGTTACCTGAATGGGTGGTATCTGGCCTCTGGTGTCAGTTCTTTTCTCATCAACTTGAAGACGTTTGGCTGCAGAGATAATGACAGAGGAAAACTTTTTCTAAAGCCAGATTCATTCTTATGAGTCTGACAAGAAGGAATTCAGCTTTGGGGATTCAGAGTcatgacaatgaaaaaaagaaaaaaagtttctcaagaaaagagaaaaaaaatcaaatgtcaaaaaaaaaaaatgttgaaatgcaaACTGGCGGTAGACGTAGCAGATAGATCTGTGTGCGCTTGCTGGGACCCACAGGAAGTGCGCCATAAGCAGTGTTTTGCAGGGACTTGAATGCATGCGGACACCTGGACCACAGTGCTTCTGTGCCTGGCTTCGGGACTCTACGGGCAGATAGGGACGCGCTCCTGAGCCCTGGAGTTTACGTCCCTCCCtcaataataatcacaatacaaatTTATATCCctaattactattattatcattagtattattattacgCCCCAAAACTCTCCCGGTTCTGGTGGTACCATACCATCGGCCTGATGGtcaacttttttctcgaaatttcaacttttttctcgaaatttcaacttttttctcgaaatgCATGatgaatattgttttctttttcttgtgtgtggACCTAATAATCTCTGTTTGTCAAGGCTACTGATAAAACTAGAAAAACTGGAGAGACttatatgatatatgatatgCTGTTTCAAAAGACTAGTTTCAAGATGTCTTCTATTCATGTGTCCTTGTTGACATTTGGGTTGAACTTAGTCATAATTAGAATTTGGATCCTTGAGCTAAGGCTAAAAACATTTGACACAACAATCCATGACCAAAATCACTGAATTAGTTCATCAAACAAATCCCCTCAGGGCATCAGAGCACTGATAAACTCCAGTGCAGCAGTTACCTTGTTAAAGACAGAGGCtacaaacaagaaacaaaacaagaaatgagagtaggagacagagcagcagcGTCCAGCACTGACCACAGTTTGACGACATTGTGCAGTTAACGCGGAGCTGTGATGAATCTGTTGATTAGTGCATTTCATGTTGAAACACAATTTGTATTTATGCTAAACTGCTGATTCTTCAATTGGGTATCTAATTACATTATTGAAATGATTATATATGTGCTTTTAGGAGTATTACTCAATGTTTGTGGTGCAGTATTGGTCTTGTATTGTTGATGGAAGAATGGTGGCCCTATTTCAACTTTGTAACAGAAGGCTattgtgcaaaataataataaaaagatttaattcAAAAGATATGGAGTACATTTAAAGGCAAGTGAAAGATTTCAAGTCGTCTAAATAAGCAGTGGCATCATTTTAATCCAGACCGATGTCACTGATCATTCATGAAGTTGGGTGATTGTCGGTTGATTGAGccttaattattaattattaaagatTAATATGTGCATAAATATTGTTGCTACAATCATGATCTCATTCACACGTACATATTTGGCACCAAAATACTTACTGACTATGAGCCTCGTTGTGATGTTGCCGTATCTGTTAATATGTCTGACAGTAAAGAACTCTTTATCCGT
The nucleotide sequence above comes from Mugil cephalus isolate CIBA_MC_2020 chromosome 2, CIBA_Mcephalus_1.1, whole genome shotgun sequence. Encoded proteins:
- the LOC125004574 gene encoding uncharacterized protein LOC125004574 isoform X2, which encodes MDGLWIILVALSGVVSSSHDWISVPTLEVTVRPGDNITLYCDCRQPFGAYTLWFRNCSHENQPTLVLSRFIIYRNTIKHPGFEFVKNDSTDSYDLLITNVTNPDEGLYYCGTEKEIVVDKEYIITRHVYRYSNITTRLIVDSSEPQGDVHDTMEDCSLCWKLLFSLCPSVAILSSMFILQLCRETAKRLQVDEKRTDTRGQIPPIQDEDEFHAALELHQATQRPKRMKIWSSDITACTYSVIRTSDLTMQY